In a single window of the Acetivibrio clariflavus DSM 19732 genome:
- a CDS encoding group II intron maturase-specific domain-containing protein, translating to MQKIIEILNPKIIGMRNYYGLKNAGKQLNKIDWYIIKRFTLWYNYKTQNKRWFAGISKVRKVICENGLQKLAV from the coding sequence ATGCAGAAAATAATAGAAATTTTAAATCCGAAAATCATAGGAATGAGAAATTATTATGGGTTAAAGAATGCAGGGAAGCAGCTAAACAAGATTGACTGGTATATCATAAAGAGATTTACATTATGGTATAACTACAAAACACAGAATAAAAGATGGTTTGCTGGCATCTCAAAGGTTCGTAAAGTTATTTGCGAAAACGGACTCCAAAAACTTGCTGTTTAG
- a CDS encoding IS256 family transposase, producing the protein MATKDIMPLIEEIFKYYGHVKDGDFMRDLMALILNKLMEAEVTAKIGADKYERTEERNNQRNGVRIRPYNTRLGTIDLKIPKLREGTYFPSFLEPRRMWEKALVNVVQEAYVHGISTRKVDELVQALGMEGIDKSKVSRISQELDEYVTQFVNRKLTIKYPYLWLDATFPKVREGGHVENMALVVAVGVNENGEREILGFDVGLTESGPFWTEFLRRLVNRGLHGVQLVISDSHEGLKKAISEVLGGCSWQRCRVHFMRNVLSQVPRKQQGMVSAIVRTVFAAPDQKTAKNQLYTVVEQLKGRFPKAMEVLENGCENVLQYMEFPREHWAQLHSTNPLERLNREIRRRTDVVSIFPNRESVIRLVGSILIEQHEEWQIGRRYFSKESMNKLVKPAIGTYSLAPEALLHK; encoded by the coding sequence ATGGCTACAAAAGATATAATGCCACTAATCGAAGAAATTTTCAAGTATTATGGACATGTAAAAGATGGAGATTTCATGAGAGATCTGATGGCTTTAATACTAAATAAGTTGATGGAAGCTGAAGTGACTGCAAAAATTGGTGCAGATAAGTATGAACGTACAGAAGAAAGAAATAATCAAAGGAATGGTGTCAGAATCAGACCATATAATACCCGTCTTGGTACCATTGATTTAAAAATACCTAAACTTCGTGAGGGAACCTATTTCCCAAGTTTTCTAGAGCCTAGGCGTATGTGGGAAAAAGCACTTGTTAATGTTGTTCAGGAAGCATATGTCCATGGTATAAGCACCCGAAAAGTGGATGAATTAGTTCAGGCACTTGGTATGGAAGGTATTGATAAAAGTAAAGTATCACGCATAAGCCAAGAACTTGATGAATATGTTACTCAATTTGTAAACCGTAAATTAACAATTAAATATCCATATTTGTGGTTGGATGCAACATTTCCAAAAGTACGGGAAGGTGGACATGTAGAAAACATGGCATTGGTTGTAGCAGTAGGTGTTAATGAAAATGGTGAACGTGAGATTTTGGGTTTTGATGTTGGACTTACAGAAAGCGGGCCATTCTGGACAGAGTTTTTACGCCGACTTGTAAATCGTGGATTACATGGAGTCCAACTTGTTATTAGTGATTCTCACGAAGGGTTAAAAAAGGCGATTTCAGAAGTTTTAGGAGGTTGTTCGTGGCAAAGGTGTCGAGTGCATTTTATGAGGAATGTATTAAGTCAGGTGCCACGGAAACAGCAAGGTATGGTATCAGCAATAGTAAGAACAGTATTTGCAGCACCGGACCAGAAAACAGCTAAGAATCAATTATATACAGTTGTAGAACAGTTAAAGGGAAGATTTCCGAAAGCAATGGAAGTCTTGGAAAATGGATGTGAGAATGTGTTGCAGTATATGGAGTTTCCGCGAGAACATTGGGCACAGCTACATTCCACGAATCCATTAGAAAGACTAAACAGGGAAATACGGCGAAGAACTGACGTGGTAAGTATATTTCCAAATCGTGAATCAGTAATAAGATTGGTTGGATCAATATTAATAGAGCAGCACGAGGAATGGCAAATTGGTCGAAGGTACTTTAGTAAAGAATCAATGAATAAGTTGGTAAAGCCTGCAATTGGGACATATAGTTTGGCCCCAGAGGCATTATTGCACAAATAA
- a CDS encoding response regulator transcription factor yields the protein MKKRILIIEDEVSIAELQRDYLEINGYDVDIEKTGDKGLARALKEDFDLIILDLMLPNIDGFEICRRLRESKNIPILMVSARKEDIDKIRGLGLGADDYITKPFSPNELVARVTAHISRYERLVGSNEKKSKTIAVRNLVIDKDARRVWVEGQEVTLTTKEFDLLLFLAENPNRVFSREELFDRIWNMDAVGDVSTVTVHIKKIREKIELDSSKPQYIETIWGIGYRFKV from the coding sequence ATGAAAAAAAGGATACTGATAATTGAAGATGAGGTATCTATAGCAGAACTTCAAAGGGATTATCTTGAAATAAACGGATATGACGTCGATATAGAAAAGACGGGCGATAAAGGACTGGCCCGGGCATTGAAGGAAGATTTTGATCTGATAATTTTAGATTTGATGCTTCCCAATATAGACGGTTTTGAAATATGCCGCAGATTAAGGGAGTCTAAAAATATTCCCATACTTATGGTATCGGCCCGCAAGGAAGATATTGACAAAATCAGAGGTTTAGGGCTAGGTGCCGATGACTACATAACCAAACCTTTCAGTCCGAACGAACTTGTAGCAAGAGTTACAGCACACATCTCACGCTATGAAAGACTTGTGGGTAGCAATGAGAAAAAATCAAAAACTATTGCCGTCAGAAACCTTGTAATAGACAAAGATGCTCGGAGAGTATGGGTAGAAGGTCAGGAAGTTACCTTAACCACCAAGGAGTTTGATTTGCTTCTCTTCTTAGCAGAAAATCCAAACAGAGTTTTTTCAAGGGAAGAGCTATTTGATAGAATCTGGAATATGGATGCTGTCGGCGATGTTTCCACCGTGACGGTGCATATCAAAAAAATAAGGGAAAAAATTGAGTTAGACAGTTCAAAACCCCAATATATTGAAACCATATGGGGTATCGGCTATAGGTTTAAAGTATAG